A window of Halobellus sp. LT62 contains these coding sequences:
- a CDS encoding M20 family metallopeptidase: MSGTVEEPAFDAVSFLEAAVPIASNEDVAEMREFLVETIESRGIDARVDDAGNTLASKGATDPETHLVFNTHIDTVSPHVPFERDQIDGHLVRIRGRGSCDAKGPLAAILSAFFAIETRDDARVTLAVTPDEEVLSTGAAALDLDADLYVVGEPTGLDVCPAAKGRFQGTLTLTGSAAHAAEADSGVNAIAGLEGALAAIRTFDAGRESHSQLGSASLTPTVVSGGESTNQVPAACELVLDRRSVPPETAEGFRAELEAAVREAVPDDVGVDFSLTDRPTPFLEAFATDASHELVRTLADASERAGGSGVVRPFTAATEASYFSPAPVVVFGPGHLADDEGAVAHADREYVDVDDLRRAAAALTDATRRLVGRER; the protein is encoded by the coding sequence ATGTCCGGAACCGTCGAAGAACCGGCGTTCGACGCCGTTTCGTTCCTCGAAGCCGCCGTCCCGATCGCCTCGAACGAGGACGTCGCCGAGATGCGCGAGTTCCTCGTCGAGACGATCGAGTCACGGGGTATCGACGCCCGCGTCGACGACGCCGGGAACACGCTGGCCTCGAAGGGCGCGACGGATCCCGAGACGCACCTCGTTTTCAACACCCACATCGACACCGTCTCGCCGCACGTCCCGTTCGAGCGCGATCAGATCGACGGCCATCTCGTCCGGATCCGCGGGCGCGGCTCCTGCGACGCGAAGGGGCCGCTCGCGGCGATCCTCTCGGCGTTTTTCGCGATCGAAACGCGCGACGACGCCCGCGTGACGCTCGCGGTGACACCCGACGAAGAAGTCCTCTCGACCGGCGCGGCCGCGCTCGACCTCGACGCCGACCTGTACGTCGTCGGCGAGCCGACCGGGCTGGACGTCTGCCCAGCGGCAAAGGGGCGCTTTCAGGGCACGCTGACGCTCACCGGCTCGGCCGCGCACGCCGCCGAGGCCGATTCGGGGGTCAACGCCATCGCCGGACTGGAAGGTGCGCTCGCGGCGATCCGAACCTTCGACGCCGGGCGCGAGTCACACTCCCAACTCGGCTCCGCGTCCCTAACCCCGACGGTCGTGTCGGGCGGCGAGTCGACGAATCAGGTGCCCGCCGCGTGCGAACTCGTCCTCGATCGGCGGAGCGTTCCGCCCGAGACGGCCGAGGGCTTCCGCGCGGAACTGGAAGCTGCGGTTCGCGAGGCCGTTCCCGACGACGTCGGCGTCGACTTTTCCCTCACCGATCGGCCGACGCCCTTCCTCGAGGCGTTCGCGACCGACGCGTCCCACGAACTCGTTCGGACGCTGGCGGACGCCTCGGAGCGGGCGGGCGGCTCGGGCGTCGTGCGCCCCTTCACCGCCGCGACGGAGGCGTCGTACTTCTCGCCCGCGCCGGTCGTGGTCTTCGGACCGGGCCACCTCGCCGACGACGAGGGGGCCGTCGCGCACGCCGACCGCGAGTACGTCGACGTCGACGACCTGCGCCGCGCTGCCGCGGCGCTGACCGACGCGACGCGGCGGCTCGTCGGTCGAGAACGCTGA
- the dapF gene encoding diaminopimelate epimerase — protein sequence MSVQHDRVAVEKYHGTGNDFIVVDAVESIPDRPAFATTHCDRESGVDHEASKRTGADGVLFLALEPQYSPPRVIMTLVQPDGSVAAMCGNGARVAAAWAAERTGSTELMIDTPAGTRHAIVDETGVTIEMGEPSFAPRDVPLVRDTELIEEDVEGLTVTAVNTGVPHAVAIVDDVDEVDLEAVAPAVRHADVFPEGANVTVASRVASAETDEAASDGADTDAGTNTDGPHFRQRTYERGVEGETRSCGTGAVAVAAVAKRLGLIGGDEEVTVSPPGGDLRITVPDGESATLAGPAEREFVGELATVMRSV from the coding sequence ATGAGCGTACAGCACGACCGAGTAGCAGTAGAGAAGTACCACGGCACCGGCAACGACTTCATCGTCGTCGACGCCGTCGAATCGATCCCCGACCGCCCCGCCTTCGCGACGACGCACTGCGACCGCGAGAGCGGTGTCGACCACGAGGCCTCGAAGCGAACGGGCGCGGACGGCGTGCTCTTTCTCGCCTTGGAGCCGCAGTACTCGCCGCCGCGCGTGATTATGACGCTCGTCCAGCCGGACGGTTCCGTCGCGGCGATGTGCGGCAACGGCGCGCGCGTCGCCGCCGCGTGGGCCGCCGAACGCACCGGCTCGACCGAACTGATGATCGACACGCCCGCTGGCACGCGCCACGCGATCGTCGACGAGACCGGCGTCACCATCGAGATGGGCGAACCGAGTTTCGCTCCGCGCGATGTCCCGCTCGTCAGAGATACGGAGCTGATCGAAGAGGACGTCGAGGGACTCACCGTGACGGCGGTGAACACCGGCGTCCCACACGCGGTCGCGATCGTCGACGACGTCGACGAGGTGGATCTGGAAGCCGTCGCCCCCGCGGTTCGGCACGCGGACGTCTTCCCGGAGGGCGCGAACGTCACCGTCGCCTCGCGGGTCGCCTCCGCCGAAACCGACGAGGCAGCGTCCGACGGAGCGGACACCGACGCGGGAACGAACACGGACGGACCCCATTTCCGTCAGCGCACCTACGAGCGCGGCGTCGAGGGCGAGACGCGCTCCTGCGGCACCGGCGCGGTCGCCGTCGCCGCGGTCGCCAAGCGGCTCGGACTCATCGGCGGCGACGAGGAAGTGACCGTCAGCCCGCCCGGCGGCGACCTCCGGATCACCGTCCCCGACGGCGAGTCGGCGACGCTCGCCGGTCCCGCCGAACGGGAGTTCGTCGGCGAGTTAGCTACCGTAATGCGGTCGGTGTAG